The following coding sequences are from one Streptomyces angustmyceticus window:
- a CDS encoding type 1 glutamine amidotransferase, translated as MSDNSLRLVWIYPDLLSTYGDQGNALVVERRARQRGLDVQRLDVRSDQQIPTSGDIYLIGGGEDRPQRLASERLIRDGGLSRAVSNGAIVFSVCAGYQILGHEFINDLGERQEGLGLLDVVSTRGEAERCVGDVLADIDPQLGLPPLTGFENHQGVTHLGKTARPFAKVRFGKGNGVGDGYEGAWNDTVFGTYMHGPVMARNPHIADLLIKLALDVNALPPVEDRWYEALRQERIAAATQPA; from the coding sequence ATGAGTGACAACAGCCTGCGCCTGGTGTGGATCTACCCGGACCTGCTGAGCACGTACGGCGACCAGGGCAACGCCCTGGTGGTGGAGCGGCGGGCGCGCCAGCGCGGCCTGGACGTCCAGCGCCTGGACGTACGGTCCGACCAGCAGATTCCCACCTCCGGCGACATCTACCTGATCGGCGGCGGCGAGGACCGGCCGCAGCGGCTGGCGTCCGAGCGGCTGATCCGCGACGGCGGGCTGAGCCGTGCGGTCTCCAACGGCGCGATCGTCTTCTCGGTGTGCGCCGGGTACCAGATCCTGGGTCATGAGTTCATCAACGACCTCGGGGAGCGGCAGGAGGGCCTGGGGCTGCTGGACGTGGTCAGCACCCGCGGCGAGGCCGAGCGCTGCGTCGGCGACGTACTCGCCGACATCGACCCGCAGTTGGGCCTGCCGCCGCTGACCGGCTTCGAGAACCACCAGGGCGTGACGCACCTGGGCAAGACCGCCCGGCCGTTCGCCAAGGTGCGGTTCGGCAAGGGCAACGGCGTCGGCGACGGCTACGAGGGCGCGTGGAACGACACCGTCTTCGGTACGTACATGCACGGCCCGGTGATGGCGCGCAACCCGCACATCGCCGACCTGCTGATCAAGCTGGCGCTGGACGTCAACGCGCTGCCGCCGGTCGAGGACCGCTGGTACGAGGCACTGCGCCAGGAGCGGATCGCCGCGGCGACCCAGCCCGCCTGA
- a CDS encoding SSI family serine proteinase inhibitor codes for MPVSPRRRSVRATLTVSASALAALSAALLGTLAAGPAQADEPPTVDQGLLLTVSGAGNTWSRGVRLSCPDIHGRHPHAAAACDALAWARGNLDALPGHPQACTREYDPIVATATGTWHGTVVNWRKEFPNGCTMDAVTGPLFRF; via the coding sequence ATGCCCGTGAGCCCTCGACGCCGATCCGTCCGTGCCACCCTGACCGTGTCCGCGTCCGCGCTCGCCGCGCTGTCCGCGGCGCTGCTCGGCACGCTCGCCGCAGGACCGGCGCAGGCCGACGAGCCCCCCACCGTCGATCAGGGCCTGCTGCTGACCGTCTCGGGAGCCGGCAACACCTGGAGCCGGGGCGTCCGGCTCAGCTGCCCGGACATCCACGGCAGGCACCCGCACGCGGCCGCCGCCTGCGACGCGCTGGCCTGGGCGCGCGGCAACCTGGACGCCCTGCCCGGCCACCCGCAGGCCTGCACCAGGGAGTACGACCCGATCGTCGCCACCGCGACCGGCACCTGGCACGGCACCGTGGTGAACTGGCGCAAGGAGTTCCCCAACGGCTGCACGATGGATGCCGTGACCGGGCCCCTGTTCCGCTTCTGA
- a CDS encoding cytochrome c oxidase assembly protein produces MDHSGHGMDGMNMDLPPFTLARGLEFGGDPFFLVGCLLGLGLYGWAVIRLRRRGDAWPVGRTVAWALGLVTVALVMCTQLNDYGMAMFSVHMVQHMVISMLSPILLLLGAPVTLALRALPAAGRGRKGPRELLVALLHSRYMRIVTHPAFTIPLFIASLYALYFSPLFDFLMESRAGHIGMMVHFLAVGLVFFWPIMGVDPGPHRPGYVMRMLELFAGMPFHAFFGIALMMATEPMVDTFLHPPSSLGIEALADQSAAGGIAWAFSEIPSVVVLIALVFQWYKSEERQSQRADRAADRNGDKDLADYNAYLASLDARSR; encoded by the coding sequence ATGGATCACAGCGGGCACGGCATGGACGGCATGAACATGGATCTGCCGCCGTTCACGCTGGCGCGGGGCCTGGAGTTCGGTGGTGATCCGTTCTTCCTCGTCGGCTGCCTGCTGGGGCTCGGGCTGTACGGCTGGGCGGTGATCCGGCTGCGGCGGCGGGGCGACGCCTGGCCGGTGGGCCGGACCGTCGCCTGGGCCCTGGGTCTGGTGACGGTGGCCCTGGTGATGTGCACCCAGCTCAATGACTACGGCATGGCGATGTTCAGTGTGCACATGGTCCAGCACATGGTCATCAGCATGCTCTCGCCGATCCTGCTGCTGCTCGGGGCGCCGGTGACGCTGGCGCTGCGCGCGCTGCCGGCCGCCGGGCGCGGGCGCAAGGGGCCGCGCGAACTGCTGGTGGCGCTGCTGCACAGCCGCTACATGCGGATCGTCACGCACCCGGCGTTCACCATCCCGCTGTTCATCGCGAGCCTTTACGCGCTCTACTTCTCCCCGCTGTTCGACTTCCTGATGGAGTCCCGGGCCGGGCACATCGGGATGATGGTGCACTTCCTCGCGGTCGGCCTGGTGTTCTTCTGGCCGATCATGGGCGTCGACCCGGGCCCGCACCGGCCGGGGTACGTGATGCGGATGCTGGAGCTGTTCGCCGGCATGCCCTTCCACGCCTTCTTCGGCATCGCCCTGATGATGGCCACCGAGCCCATGGTCGACACCTTCCTGCACCCGCCGTCCTCGCTCGGGATCGAGGCGCTGGCCGACCAGTCGGCGGCCGGCGGCATCGCCTGGGCCTTCAGCGAGATCCCGTCCGTGGTGGTGCTGATCGCCCTGGTCTTCCAGTGGTACAAGTCCGAGGAGCGCCAGTCGCAGCGCGCGGACCGGGCTGCGGACCGCAACGGCGACAAGGATCTGGCCGACTACAACGCCTACCTCGCCTCGCTCGACGCGCGGAGCCGGTGA
- the gcl gene encoding glyoxylate carboligase: MPRMTAARAAVEILKREGVTNAFGVPGAAINPFYAALKGAGGIDHTLARHVEGASHMAEGYTRTHPGNIGVCIGTSGPAGTDMITGLYSATGDSIPILCITGQAPTAVIQKEDFQAVDIAAIAKPVTKAATTVMEAAQVPGVFQQAFHLMRSGRPGPVLIDLPIDVQLTEIDFDPETYEPLPAFKPTATRAQIAKALALLNDSERPLIVAGGGIINADAADLLVEFAELTGTPVVPTLMGWGIVADDHELNAGMVGLQTSHRYGNANFLESDFVLGIGNRWANRHTGKLDVYTRGRKFVHVDIEPTQIGKIFAPDYGIASDAKAALELFVEVARELKDAGALPDRSDWAASTQVRKAQLQRRTHFDDIPMKPQRVYEEMNKAFGPETRYVTTIGLSQIAGAQMLHVYKPRHWINCGQAGPLGWTIPAALGVATADPETPVVALSGDYDFQFMLEELAVGAQHRIPYVHVLVNNAYLGLIRQAQRNLDINFQVNLEFENINAPELGVYGVDHVKVVEGLGCKALRVTDPSELGAAFEEAKKLAAEHRVPVVVEAILERITNISMSGSDIAGVNEWEDIATEPGHAPTAIKPLKV, encoded by the coding sequence ATGCCTCGAATGACAGCCGCCCGCGCCGCGGTGGAGATCCTCAAGCGTGAGGGCGTGACCAACGCCTTCGGAGTGCCGGGTGCCGCGATCAACCCCTTCTACGCGGCGCTGAAGGGCGCGGGCGGGATCGACCACACGCTGGCCCGCCACGTCGAGGGCGCCTCGCACATGGCCGAGGGGTACACCCGCACCCACCCGGGCAACATCGGCGTCTGCATCGGCACCTCCGGCCCGGCCGGCACGGACATGATCACCGGCCTCTACTCCGCGACCGGCGACTCGATCCCGATCCTGTGCATCACCGGCCAGGCGCCGACCGCGGTGATCCAGAAGGAGGACTTCCAGGCCGTCGACATCGCCGCGATCGCCAAGCCGGTCACCAAGGCCGCCACCACGGTCATGGAGGCCGCGCAGGTCCCCGGCGTCTTCCAGCAGGCCTTCCACCTGATGCGCTCCGGGCGGCCCGGCCCGGTCCTGATCGACCTGCCGATCGACGTCCAGCTCACGGAGATCGACTTCGACCCCGAGACGTACGAGCCGCTGCCTGCCTTCAAGCCGACCGCCACCCGCGCCCAGATCGCGAAGGCCCTCGCCCTCCTCAACGACTCCGAGCGGCCGTTGATCGTCGCCGGCGGCGGCATCATCAACGCCGACGCCGCCGACCTGCTGGTCGAGTTCGCCGAGCTGACCGGCACCCCCGTCGTCCCCACCCTGATGGGCTGGGGCATCGTCGCCGACGACCACGAACTCAACGCCGGCATGGTCGGCCTGCAGACCTCGCACCGCTACGGCAACGCGAACTTCCTGGAGTCCGACTTCGTCCTGGGCATCGGCAACCGCTGGGCCAACCGCCACACCGGCAAGCTCGACGTCTACACCCGGGGCCGGAAGTTCGTCCACGTCGACATCGAGCCGACCCAGATCGGCAAGATCTTCGCCCCGGACTACGGCATCGCCTCGGACGCCAAGGCGGCGCTGGAGCTGTTCGTCGAGGTCGCGCGGGAACTCAAGGACGCGGGCGCGCTGCCGGACCGCTCGGACTGGGCCGCCTCCACCCAGGTGCGCAAGGCCCAGTTGCAGCGCCGTACGCACTTCGACGACATCCCGATGAAGCCGCAGCGCGTCTACGAGGAGATGAACAAGGCCTTCGGCCCGGAGACCCGCTACGTCACCACCATCGGCCTCTCCCAGATCGCCGGCGCGCAGATGCTGCACGTCTACAAGCCGCGCCACTGGATCAACTGCGGCCAGGCCGGTCCGCTCGGCTGGACCATCCCGGCCGCGCTGGGCGTGGCCACCGCCGACCCGGAGACGCCGGTCGTCGCCCTCTCCGGCGACTACGACTTCCAGTTCATGCTCGAAGAGCTGGCCGTCGGCGCCCAGCACCGGATCCCGTATGTGCACGTCCTGGTGAACAACGCGTACCTGGGCCTGATCCGCCAGGCCCAGCGCAACCTCGACATCAACTTCCAGGTCAATCTGGAGTTCGAGAACATCAACGCCCCCGAGCTGGGCGTCTACGGCGTGGACCACGTCAAGGTCGTCGAGGGCCTGGGCTGCAAGGCCCTGCGCGTGACCGACCCGAGCGAGCTGGGCGCCGCCTTCGAGGAGGCCAAGAAGCTGGCCGCCGAGCACCGCGTCCCCGTCGTCGTCGAGGCGATCCTGGAGCGGATCACCAACATCTCGATGAGCGGCAGCGACATCGCCGGCGTCAACGAGTGGGAGGACATCGCGACCGAGCCGGGCCATGCGCCCACCGCGATCAAGCCGCTCAAGGTCTGA
- a CDS encoding TetR family transcriptional regulator, whose protein sequence is MESTEHSGRRQTATERRRRELLEAAERIVLRDGPDASMNAIAAEAGITKPILYRHFGDKGGLYRALAVRHTDALLANLATALDAPVLRRDRVEATLDAYLLAIEARPQVYRFLMHPSDEDNASESGFDVGRHSAPLLRRLGEELAKVITDRLDLGPGGELTARVWGHGIVGMMHGAGDWWLRERPCSREQLVTQLADLLWGQLAAVEDREGGPGF, encoded by the coding sequence ATGGAAAGCACCGAGCACAGCGGCCGCCGGCAGACGGCGACCGAGCGCAGACGGCGGGAGCTGCTGGAGGCCGCCGAGCGCATTGTGCTGCGCGACGGCCCGGACGCCTCGATGAACGCCATCGCCGCCGAGGCCGGCATCACCAAGCCGATCCTCTACCGGCACTTCGGCGACAAGGGCGGCCTGTACCGCGCGCTCGCCGTACGGCACACCGACGCCCTGCTGGCCAATCTGGCCACCGCGCTGGACGCGCCCGTCCTGCGCCGGGACCGGGTCGAGGCCACCCTCGACGCCTACCTGCTCGCGATCGAGGCCCGGCCGCAGGTGTACCGCTTCCTGATGCACCCGTCGGACGAGGACAACGCGTCGGAGTCGGGTTTCGACGTCGGGCGGCACTCCGCCCCGCTGCTGCGCCGGCTCGGCGAGGAGCTGGCCAAGGTGATCACCGACCGGCTCGACCTGGGGCCGGGCGGCGAGCTGACCGCACGCGTATGGGGCCACGGCATCGTCGGCATGATGCACGGGGCAGGCGACTGGTGGCTGCGGGAACGCCCCTGTTCACGCGAGCAGTTGGTCACGCAGCTGGCCGATCTGCTCTGGGGGCAGCTGGCCGCGGTCGAGGACCGCGAGGGCGGCCCCGGCTTCTGA
- the def gene encoding peptide deformylase gives MPPRTIPGSSGRVRPLRLLGDPALTEPCREVTAFDGELARLVEDMYATMYAAHGVGLAANQIGVPLRVFVYDCPDDEDLRHLGHLVNPRLVESDGPVVRGPEGCLSLPGIEAGTPRHDHTVVTGFSVTGEPRTVTGTGFFARCLQHECDHLGGGLYVDRLTGLRRRRALRAAARAPWAATAAPGR, from the coding sequence ATGCCTCCCCGCACCATCCCCGGCAGTTCCGGCCGGGTCCGCCCGCTGCGCCTGCTCGGCGATCCGGCCCTGACCGAGCCCTGCCGGGAGGTCACCGCCTTCGACGGCGAGCTGGCCCGGCTGGTCGAGGACATGTACGCGACGATGTACGCCGCACACGGTGTGGGCCTCGCCGCCAACCAGATCGGCGTCCCGCTGCGGGTCTTCGTCTACGACTGCCCCGACGACGAGGATCTCCGCCACCTCGGGCACCTCGTCAACCCCCGGCTCGTGGAGAGCGACGGCCCGGTCGTCCGCGGACCCGAGGGCTGTCTCTCGCTGCCCGGCATCGAGGCCGGCACCCCGCGCCACGACCACACCGTGGTGACCGGGTTCAGCGTCACCGGCGAGCCGCGGACCGTGACCGGCACCGGCTTCTTCGCCCGCTGCCTCCAGCACGAGTGCGACCACCTCGGCGGCGGGCTGTACGTCGACCGCCTCACCGGGCTGCGCCGCCGCCGGGCGCTGCGCGCGGCGGCCAGGGCCCCGTGGGCCGCGACGGCGGCGCCCGGCCGCTGA
- a CDS encoding MurT ligase domain-containing protein translates to MAGNTEPLSPRAKLAVTAGKAAAAVSRAAGRGSGSVIGGRVALKLDPDLLARLARHLDVILVSATNGKTTTTRLIAEALRASGPVVSNALGANMPAGITSALAGGSDAKYGVIEVDEKYLAGVARDVTPKAIALLNLSRDQLDRAAETRMLAEHWREGLAGSKALIIANADDPLIVWAASSSANVVWVAAGQEWKDDAWSCPSCGGVMQRPSDDWFCAECGFRRPTPSWALSGDHVLDPHGSAWPIKLQLPGRANKANATTSAAVAAAFGVPPQVALERMFSVQAVAGRYDVVTFMERELRLLLAKNPAGWLETFSLIDPPPTPVIMSVNARGADGTDTSWLWDVDYTRLAGHPIFVLGDRKLDLAVRLEVAGLDFHVCESLDEAVGMAPPGRIEVIANYTAFQDLRRRVGN, encoded by the coding sequence ATGGCAGGCAACACGGAGCCGCTGTCGCCGCGGGCCAAGCTGGCCGTGACGGCGGGCAAGGCCGCGGCGGCGGTGTCGCGCGCGGCGGGCCGCGGCAGCGGATCGGTGATCGGTGGCCGGGTGGCGCTCAAGCTCGACCCCGACCTGCTGGCGCGGCTGGCCCGGCACTTGGACGTCATCCTGGTGTCGGCGACCAACGGCAAGACGACCACGACGCGGCTGATCGCGGAGGCCCTGCGGGCCAGCGGCCCGGTGGTCTCCAACGCGCTGGGCGCCAACATGCCGGCGGGGATCACCTCCGCGCTGGCCGGTGGATCGGACGCCAAGTACGGCGTCATCGAGGTGGACGAGAAGTACCTCGCCGGCGTGGCACGCGATGTGACGCCGAAGGCCATAGCGCTGCTGAACCTCTCGCGCGACCAGCTCGACCGCGCCGCGGAGACCCGGATGCTGGCCGAGCACTGGCGGGAGGGCCTGGCCGGTTCCAAGGCCCTGATCATCGCCAACGCGGACGACCCGCTGATCGTCTGGGCGGCCTCGTCGTCGGCGAACGTGGTGTGGGTCGCGGCCGGGCAGGAGTGGAAGGACGACGCCTGGTCGTGCCCCTCCTGCGGTGGTGTGATGCAGCGGCCGAGCGATGACTGGTTCTGCGCGGAGTGCGGCTTCCGCCGCCCCACGCCCAGCTGGGCGCTCTCCGGCGATCATGTCCTGGACCCGCACGGCAGCGCGTGGCCGATCAAGCTGCAGCTGCCGGGGCGCGCCAACAAGGCGAACGCCACCACGTCCGCCGCGGTCGCCGCCGCCTTCGGGGTGCCGCCGCAGGTGGCCCTGGAGCGGATGTTCTCGGTGCAGGCGGTGGCCGGGCGCTATGACGTGGTCACGTTCATGGAGCGGGAGCTGCGGCTGCTGCTGGCGAAGAACCCGGCCGGCTGGCTCGAGACGTTCTCGCTGATCGACCCGCCGCCGACCCCGGTGATCATGTCGGTGAACGCCCGCGGCGCGGACGGCACGGACACCTCCTGGCTGTGGGACGTCGACTACACGCGGCTCGCCGGGCACCCGATCTTCGTCCTGGGCGACCGCAAGCTGGACCTGGCGGTGCGCCTGGAGGTCGCGGGGCTGGACTTCCACGTGTGCGAGAGCCTCGACGAGGCGGTGGGGATGGCCCCGCCCGGACGGATCGAGGTCATCGCCAACTACACGGCCTTCCAGGACCTGCGCCGGCGCGTGGGCAACTGA
- a CDS encoding acyl-CoA dehydrogenase family protein — translation MAEFTMELNDEQKEVRDWVHGFAADVMRPAAAEWDEREETPWPVIQEAAKIGLYSLDFYAQQFFDPTGLGLPMSMEELFWGDAGIGLSIVGTGLAAVGVLANGTEEQIGTWVPQMYGDATDVKVAAFCSSEPDAGSDVAAMRTRAVYDEAKDEWVLNGTKTWATNGGIANVHVVVAAVDPDLGSKGHASFIIPPNTPGLSQGQKFKKHGIRASHTAEVVLDQVRVPGHCLLGGKEKLDERLARAREKAGSGERVKNAAMATFEASRPAVGAMAVGTARAAYEEALEYAKTRSQFGRPIIDNQGVAFQLADMRTQIDAARLLVWRASWMAVTGKPFTSAEGSMSKLFASEVAKKVTAQAVQILGGNGFTREYPVERMHRDAAIYTIFEGTSEIQRLVIARTISGMPIR, via the coding sequence ATGGCCGAGTTCACCATGGAGCTCAACGACGAGCAGAAGGAAGTTCGTGACTGGGTTCACGGCTTCGCCGCGGACGTCATGCGCCCCGCCGCCGCCGAATGGGACGAGCGCGAGGAGACCCCCTGGCCGGTCATCCAGGAAGCCGCCAAGATCGGTCTGTACTCGCTGGACTTCTACGCCCAGCAATTCTTCGACCCCACGGGCCTGGGCCTCCCCATGTCCATGGAGGAGCTCTTCTGGGGCGACGCCGGTATCGGCCTGTCGATCGTGGGCACCGGGCTCGCCGCCGTCGGCGTGCTCGCCAACGGCACCGAGGAGCAGATCGGCACCTGGGTCCCGCAGATGTACGGCGACGCCACCGATGTGAAGGTCGCCGCCTTCTGCTCGTCGGAACCGGACGCCGGCTCGGACGTCGCCGCGATGCGGACCCGCGCGGTCTACGACGAGGCCAAGGACGAGTGGGTGCTCAACGGCACCAAGACCTGGGCCACCAACGGCGGCATCGCCAACGTCCATGTCGTCGTCGCGGCCGTCGACCCCGACCTCGGCTCCAAGGGCCACGCGTCCTTCATCATCCCCCCGAACACCCCCGGCCTCTCCCAGGGCCAGAAGTTCAAGAAGCACGGCATCCGCGCCTCGCACACCGCCGAGGTCGTCCTCGACCAGGTCCGGGTCCCCGGCCACTGCCTGCTCGGCGGCAAGGAGAAGCTCGACGAGCGCCTCGCCCGCGCCCGCGAGAAGGCCGGCAGCGGTGAGCGCGTGAAGAACGCCGCGATGGCCACCTTCGAGGCGTCCCGCCCGGCCGTCGGCGCGATGGCGGTCGGCACCGCCCGCGCCGCCTACGAAGAGGCCCTGGAGTACGCCAAGACCCGCTCCCAGTTCGGCCGCCCGATCATCGACAACCAGGGCGTGGCCTTCCAGCTCGCCGATATGCGTACCCAGATCGACGCCGCCCGCCTGCTGGTGTGGCGCGCCTCCTGGATGGCGGTGACCGGCAAGCCGTTCACGTCCGCCGAGGGCTCCATGTCCAAGCTCTTCGCCAGCGAGGTCGCCAAAAAGGTCACCGCCCAGGCCGTCCAAATCCTCGGCGGCAACGGATTCACCCGCGAATACCCGGTCGAGCGGATGCACCGCGACGCGGCTATCTACACCATCTTCGAGGGAACCAGTGAAATCCAGCGCCTGGTGATCGCCCGGACGATTTCGGGCATGCCGATCCGCTGA
- a CDS encoding RlpA-like double-psi beta-barrel domain-containing protein — protein sequence MSRKKRVGKRQKIVICVSAAALVGGIAIVTAGTSQASVACDGLATALSNNQKFIADQQAKPDAQSAARIANRQAVIKQIQVQQKAAGCSAGQGGGDAAGAPPTGNEPPASSAPGASEAPSGSADPTASGAPPASDDPPAADGDVVCAGSTVTLSGESGAPAASSDQFPVGTKLKVTNLDNDKSTTVSVTSASGSCALLNNAAFEQVREEGKFLIRHARIERVK from the coding sequence ATGTCCCGGAAGAAGAGAGTCGGCAAGCGCCAGAAGATCGTCATCTGCGTCAGCGCCGCCGCGCTGGTCGGCGGCATCGCCATCGTCACCGCGGGCACCAGCCAGGCATCGGTGGCGTGCGACGGACTGGCCACCGCCCTGAGCAACAACCAGAAGTTCATCGCCGACCAGCAGGCGAAGCCGGACGCCCAGTCGGCGGCCCGGATCGCCAACCGCCAGGCCGTGATCAAGCAGATCCAGGTCCAGCAGAAAGCCGCCGGCTGCTCCGCCGGACAGGGCGGGGGCGATGCCGCCGGCGCGCCGCCGACGGGCAACGAGCCGCCCGCCTCCAGCGCCCCCGGGGCGTCCGAGGCCCCGTCCGGATCGGCGGATCCGACCGCCTCCGGCGCCCCGCCCGCATCGGACGACCCGCCGGCCGCCGACGGCGACGTGGTCTGCGCCGGCTCGACGGTGACCCTCTCCGGCGAGAGCGGCGCCCCGGCGGCCTCCAGCGACCAGTTCCCCGTCGGCACCAAGCTGAAGGTGACCAACCTGGACAACGACAAGTCGACGACGGTCTCCGTGACCTCGGCCTCGGGCAGCTGCGCCCTGCTCAACAACGCGGCCTTCGAGCAGGTGCGGGAGGAGGGGAAGTTCCTGATCCGCCACGCCCGGATCGAGCGTGTGAAGTAG
- a CDS encoding 6-phosphofructokinase, with amino-acid sequence MRIGVLTSGGDCPGLNAVIRSVVHRATADHGDEVIGFRDGWKGLLECDYRKLDLDAVGGILARGGTILGSSRVQPAHLRDGVERARGHVAELGLDAIIPIGGEGTLKAARLLSDAGLPIVGVPKTIDNDIAVTDVTFGFDTAVGVATEALDRLKTTAESHQRVMIVEVMGRHTGWIALHSGMAAGAHAIVVPERPFDIEELTARVSERFEAGKKFAIVVVAEGAKPREGTMTFDVGGKDMYGHERFAGVARQLSVELENRLGKEARPVILGHVQRGGTPTAYDRVLATRFGWHAVEAAHRGDFGMMTALRGTDITLVSLAEAVETLKTVPTERYDEAECVL; translated from the coding sequence ATGCGTATTGGTGTACTCACCTCCGGCGGCGACTGCCCCGGTCTGAACGCCGTCATCCGCTCCGTCGTCCACCGCGCCACCGCCGATCACGGCGATGAGGTGATCGGCTTCCGCGATGGCTGGAAGGGCCTGCTGGAGTGCGACTACCGCAAGCTCGACCTCGACGCCGTCGGCGGCATCCTGGCGCGCGGCGGCACCATCCTCGGGTCCTCGCGGGTGCAGCCCGCCCACCTGCGCGACGGTGTCGAGCGGGCCCGCGGCCACGTCGCCGAGCTGGGCCTTGACGCGATCATCCCGATCGGCGGCGAGGGCACGCTGAAGGCGGCGCGGCTGCTGTCGGACGCCGGACTGCCGATCGTCGGCGTCCCGAAGACCATCGACAATGACATCGCCGTCACGGACGTCACCTTCGGCTTCGACACCGCGGTGGGCGTGGCCACCGAGGCGCTGGACCGGCTCAAGACCACCGCCGAGTCCCATCAGCGGGTGATGATCGTCGAGGTGATGGGGCGGCACACCGGCTGGATCGCGCTGCACTCGGGCATGGCGGCCGGTGCGCACGCGATCGTGGTCCCGGAGCGGCCCTTCGACATCGAGGAGCTCACCGCGCGGGTCTCCGAGCGGTTCGAGGCCGGCAAGAAGTTCGCGATCGTGGTCGTCGCCGAGGGCGCCAAGCCGCGCGAGGGCACGATGACCTTCGACGTCGGCGGCAAGGACATGTACGGCCACGAGCGGTTCGCCGGGGTCGCCCGACAGCTCTCGGTGGAGCTGGAGAACCGCCTCGGCAAGGAGGCCCGCCCGGTCATCCTGGGGCACGTCCAGCGCGGCGGCACCCCCACCGCGTACGACCGGGTGCTCGCCACCCGCTTCGGCTGGCACGCCGTCGAGGCGGCCCACCGCGGCGACTTCGGGATGATGACGGCGCTGCGCGGCACCGACATCACGCTGGTGTCGCTGGCCGAGGCCGTGGAGACGCTCAAGACGGTGCCCACCGAGCGCTACGACGAGGCCGAGTGCGTGCTGTGA
- a CDS encoding cytochrome P450 family protein, whose product MDSAEFSRDPYPLLAALRTRGPVQRVRTDNGRTTWVVTGWAEARAALADPRLSKDTARYFADRPGTRSLAPAVSRTMLATDPPHHGRLRKLAMKAFTPAAVARLEPLIRAIAEELADALAARGSADLVGEFAEPLPIAVISEMLGLPVADRAAVRRWSHDLFAAGAPDTVDRASHALSDYMTRLIAARRGNLGDDVLSGLIAARDEADRLSEAELVSLAVLLVIAGHETTTHLIGNGMLALLRDEALRSRLRADPALLPAAVEEFLRHDGPITLATFRFATEPFELGDARIGAGDVVLVSPGAANRDPARFAAPDEVRLDRHRRTEPTEPAERLPGPGRPGGHLAFGHGPHHCLGAPLARVEARIAFEVLLTRFPDIRPAVESWDALEWRHTRLMHGLAGLPVLLGP is encoded by the coding sequence ATGGACTCAGCCGAGTTCTCCCGGGACCCGTATCCGCTGCTCGCCGCCCTGCGGACGCGTGGCCCGGTGCAGCGGGTACGGACCGACAACGGCCGTACGACATGGGTCGTCACCGGGTGGGCGGAGGCCAGGGCGGCGCTGGCGGACCCGCGGCTGTCGAAGGACACCGCCCGTTACTTCGCCGACCGGCCCGGCACCCGCAGCCTGGCACCCGCCGTCAGCCGCACCATGCTCGCCACCGATCCCCCGCACCACGGCCGGCTGCGCAAGCTGGCGATGAAGGCGTTCACTCCGGCGGCCGTCGCACGACTGGAGCCCCTCATCCGTGCGATCGCGGAGGAGCTGGCCGACGCACTGGCCGCGCGCGGGTCGGCCGACCTCGTCGGGGAGTTCGCCGAGCCGCTGCCGATCGCGGTGATCAGCGAGATGCTGGGGCTGCCGGTCGCGGACCGTGCGGCGGTACGGCGCTGGTCCCACGACCTGTTCGCCGCGGGGGCGCCGGACACCGTCGACCGCGCGTCGCACGCCCTCAGCGACTACATGACGCGGCTGATCGCGGCGCGACGCGGGAACCTCGGGGACGATGTGCTCAGTGGTCTGATCGCCGCCCGGGACGAGGCGGACCGGCTGTCCGAGGCCGAACTCGTGTCACTGGCCGTGCTGTTGGTGATCGCCGGCCACGAGACGACCACCCACCTCATCGGCAACGGCATGCTGGCCCTGCTCCGGGACGAGGCGCTCCGCTCCCGTCTGCGGGCCGATCCCGCGCTGCTGCCCGCCGCCGTCGAGGAGTTCCTGCGCCATGACGGCCCGATCACCCTCGCGACCTTCCGCTTCGCCACCGAGCCGTTCGAGCTCGGCGACGCCCGGATCGGCGCGGGGGATGTGGTGCTGGTGTCCCCCGGAGCCGCCAATCGCGATCCCGCCCGGTTCGCCGCACCGGACGAGGTACGCCTCGACCGTCACCGCCGTACGGAACCCACGGAGCCCGCGGAACGGCTCCCGGGCCCCGGCCGCCCGGGCGGTCACCTCGCGTTCGGCCACGGCCCGCACCACTGCCTCGGCGCGCCGCTGGCCCGCGTGGAGGCCCGTATCGCCTTCGAGGTGCTGCTGACGCGCTTCCCGGACATCCGTCCTGCGGTGGAGAGTTGGGACGCACTGGAGTGGCGTCACACCCGCCTGATGCACGGGTTGGCCGGCCTGCCGGTGCTCCTCGGCCCGTGA